One window from the genome of Leptospira broomii serovar Hurstbridge str. 5399 encodes:
- a CDS encoding c-type cytochrome, with protein sequence MRFFLPISTTALIILSVLLYGCSSSQTKPELSKKPQIFGQELLSFADIYWTQKCAACHGLSGTPPEGPMPTPRKFGTFGMKMGFFFGGDKMRAGIFRTIRDGKNQSMPSFGKELSEEQIWALANKIERLPN encoded by the coding sequence ATGCGATTCTTTCTGCCTATTTCCACGACTGCTTTGATAATTCTGAGTGTTTTATTATATGGCTGTAGTTCATCACAAACGAAACCGGAGCTTTCTAAAAAGCCGCAAATATTCGGCCAAGAACTTCTATCCTTTGCAGACATTTACTGGACGCAAAAATGTGCAGCCTGTCACGGACTATCCGGGACACCGCCGGAGGGACCGATGCCGACCCCACGAAAGTTCGGAACATTCGGAATGAAAATGGGGTTTTTCTTCGGCGGGGATAAGATGAGAGCAGGAATATTCAGAACCATACGTGACGGAAAAAATCAAAGTATGCCCTCTTTCGGTAAAGAGTTAAGCGAAGAGCAGATCTGGGCGCTTGCGAATAAAATCGAACGGCTGCCGAATTAA
- a CDS encoding biosynthetic peptidoglycan transglycosylase: MTSTSISDSHLYQKMKQSFVRIIILLLTVGLIYFETFPEKQILFSENRLVYLPENLESVILEPDWVRLDELPSGSTNYLVEVEDARFHRHAGYSVSDIQSSVLQAVVFFRKLRGASTIDQQLARTLFLSRDKTLSRKLREIRIAQSLDSELGKKGILEYYLNLVYWGRGLNGIHKSSEYYFGKHPRNLELREFKALVQILKKPDAYSREEVRSLTELL; this comes from the coding sequence ATGACTTCTACAAGTATTTCGGATTCGCATTTATATCAAAAGATGAAACAAAGTTTTGTTCGAATAATTATTCTCCTATTAACCGTAGGACTCATATACTTTGAGACTTTTCCGGAAAAACAGATTTTGTTTTCGGAGAATCGTTTGGTCTATCTGCCAGAAAATTTAGAATCGGTAATACTGGAACCCGATTGGGTGCGATTGGACGAGCTGCCATCCGGCAGTACTAACTATCTGGTCGAAGTCGAAGACGCAAGATTCCATAGACACGCCGGCTATTCCGTTTCGGACATTCAGTCTTCGGTTTTGCAGGCAGTCGTTTTCTTTAGGAAATTAAGGGGCGCCAGCACGATCGATCAACAATTGGCTAGAACATTATTTTTGTCTAGGGATAAGACCTTATCAAGAAAGTTGAGAGAAATCCGAATTGCGCAGAGCTTGGATTCCGAATTGGGCAAAAAAGGAATTTTAGAATACTATTTGAATTTGGTTTATTGGGGACGAGGTCTTAACGGAATTCATAAATCGTCCGAGTATTATTTTGGAAAGCATCCGCGAAACTTAGAGTTACGCGAATTCAAAGCGTTGGTTCAAATTTTAAAAAAACCGGATGCTTATTCGAGGGAAGAAGTTCGTAGCTTGACCGAACTTCTTTAA
- a CDS encoding RibD family protein — protein MNLPYLSVNMAMTLDGKVSRPDGKWYGLSSRNDKKRMDEIRAVSDGLILGKNSLVNDDPVTHLRYVDQVNEPRPILLVRNGTLPEDRKVFQNSRKKPLLFCTKHNESSIRSNLSDLAEIVVLGYDDIDTIQVMQKLSDFEFKNILLEGGPRLNDSFFRKNLIQRIYLTIVPFLIGQSDLPSLADGQLAYPSFDNAQWKLVLCEQKEDEVFLIYDKRI, from the coding sequence ATGAATCTTCCTTATCTATCCGTAAATATGGCAATGACCCTGGACGGAAAAGTTTCTCGTCCGGACGGAAAGTGGTACGGTCTTTCTTCCAGGAACGATAAGAAAAGAATGGATGAAATCCGTGCCGTTTCAGACGGATTGATTTTAGGAAAAAATAGCTTAGTAAACGACGATCCGGTAACTCATTTACGTTATGTGGATCAAGTGAACGAACCGCGCCCGATTTTATTGGTTCGAAATGGAACATTGCCGGAAGACCGAAAAGTTTTTCAAAATTCCCGAAAGAAACCGCTCCTGTTCTGTACAAAACACAACGAATCTTCAATTCGCTCTAATCTTTCCGATCTTGCGGAAATCGTCGTATTAGGCTACGATGATATTGATACGATACAGGTGATGCAAAAGTTAAGCGATTTTGAATTTAAGAATATTCTTTTGGAAGGGGGACCTCGACTTAATGATTCCTTTTTTCGAAAGAATTTGATTCAAAGAATTTACCTTACGATCGTACCTTTTTTGATCGGCCAGTCGGATCTACCGTCGCTAGCCGACGGGCAATTAGCTTATCCGTCCTTCGATAACGCTCAATGGAAGCTAGTATTATGCGAACAAAAGGAAGACGAAGTCTTTTTGATCTATGATAAACGAATATGA
- a CDS encoding (2Fe-2S)-binding protein, which translates to MNSSDFNQIDLNALMRPRKVCVCNQVSEEEIVSSIRRGNDTLGKLMQDTLCCTGCGTCRGKVTKLLAETLATRTE; encoded by the coding sequence ATGAATTCCTCCGATTTTAATCAGATTGATTTAAATGCATTAATGCGACCTCGCAAAGTCTGCGTTTGCAATCAGGTGTCCGAAGAGGAAATAGTAAGTTCCATTCGTAGAGGTAACGATACGCTTGGAAAGTTGATGCAGGATACCCTTTGTTGTACCGGATGCGGTACTTGCCGAGGTAAAGTGACGAAGTTACTCGCAGAAACGCTTGCGACTCGCACCGAATGA
- a CDS encoding MFS transporter: protein MQVTKRAPMREILGWCMFDFANSSYTTVIISVTYGVVFSQLIVPPSTNSNNPYETGNFLWGLALAFSYLIVVITGPIFGAVTDYSAKKKAFLFWSYILCVITTAALWFVVSPGQFGLAFLLIILSNFFFASGENFTSSFLPFLGPKHELGKISGYAWGIGYFGGIAAVALVDTLGEPVPSNYDSMRLVGPYTAFFFLVAGIPTFLLLKEYSTGSPKPVGVSYLKIGFDRVQSTFKDIQHFRDMAVYLISLFFAMAALGVVISFAFIYGTQEIQMEKEHRITMFLFIQLFAAVGAVLFGFIQDKIGALKTFNITLVLWIVCLLLIYWVREVATFINSFGIHVSVQWTFVGITILAGTGLGSTQSASRAIVGIFSPESKSGEFYGLWGLSGKVAAAFGLVAISVLQTLLSLRNAFLAVSVFFLVALIVNLFVNEERGIKKSDEYDKRHKHH from the coding sequence ATGCAAGTTACCAAACGCGCCCCCATGAGAGAAATCCTGGGTTGGTGCATGTTCGACTTTGCCAACTCCAGTTATACAACGGTAATCATAAGCGTAACGTACGGGGTGGTTTTCAGCCAACTAATCGTCCCGCCTTCAACAAATTCGAATAATCCTTATGAAACGGGAAATTTTCTCTGGGGTCTCGCGTTAGCGTTTTCCTATCTGATTGTAGTCATTACCGGACCCATCTTTGGAGCGGTTACTGATTATTCCGCGAAGAAAAAAGCATTTTTATTTTGGAGCTATATTCTTTGTGTAATTACGACGGCAGCCCTTTGGTTCGTAGTTTCGCCCGGTCAATTTGGCTTAGCCTTCTTATTAATAATTCTTTCAAATTTCTTTTTTGCTTCGGGAGAAAATTTCACTTCCAGCTTTCTTCCTTTTCTAGGTCCTAAACATGAGCTTGGAAAAATTTCGGGATACGCGTGGGGAATCGGTTATTTTGGCGGAATTGCCGCCGTTGCCCTTGTAGATACCTTAGGAGAGCCGGTCCCATCCAATTATGATAGCATGCGGTTGGTAGGCCCGTACACCGCCTTTTTCTTTTTGGTCGCCGGAATTCCGACTTTCTTACTTCTAAAGGAATACTCCACAGGAAGTCCAAAACCGGTAGGAGTCAGTTATTTAAAGATCGGATTTGATCGAGTACAAAGTACTTTTAAAGACATTCAGCACTTCCGAGACATGGCCGTATATCTTATTTCCCTATTTTTTGCAATGGCAGCGTTAGGCGTAGTTATTAGCTTTGCATTCATCTACGGGACCCAGGAAATCCAGATGGAAAAAGAACATAGAATTACGATGTTTCTTTTCATTCAATTGTTCGCTGCGGTCGGAGCGGTATTATTCGGCTTTATCCAAGATAAGATAGGAGCATTAAAAACATTTAATATTACTTTGGTATTATGGATCGTTTGCCTTTTACTAATTTATTGGGTCCGAGAAGTCGCAACCTTTATTAATTCGTTCGGTATCCATGTATCCGTCCAATGGACATTCGTAGGAATTACGATTTTAGCGGGCACAGGTTTGGGTTCTACCCAATCCGCAAGCAGGGCTATTGTGGGAATTTTTTCGCCCGAATCAAAATCGGGCGAATTCTACGGCTTATGGGGACTCTCCGGAAAGGTAGCCGCGGCATTCGGACTGGTGGCGATAAGTGTTTTGCAGACACTTCTATCCCTACGTAACGCATTCTTGGCGGTCAGTGTTTTCTTTCTGGTCGCGTTAATCGTAAATCTATTTGTGAACGAAGAAAGAGGAATTAAAAAATCGGATGAATATGATAAACGGCATAAGCATCATTAA